Proteins from one Phalacrocorax carbo chromosome 19, bPhaCar2.1, whole genome shotgun sequence genomic window:
- the LOC104045953 gene encoding macrophage immunometabolism regulator isoform X1 produces the protein MSGRGCRENSTVLKMDINGESRTTISTLPVPLAEVNSAGKTEAEKPRCSSTPCSPVRRTVSGYQILHMDSNYLVGFTTGEELLKLAQRYTENEDDKGEFRPNLHSKQPDSGLACSSRLYKTRSRYYQPYEIPAVNGRRRRRMPSSGDKCIKALPYEPYKALHGPLPLCLLKGKRAHSKSLDYLNLDKMSIEEPADTDMLQYQLQHLTLRGDCMFARNNT, from the coding sequence gagaATAGCACTGTGCTTAAAATGGACATAAATGGAGAGTCAAGAACTACCATATCTACCCTCCCTGTACCTCTTGCAGAGGTCAATTCTGCaggcaaaacagaagcagagaaaccACGATGTTCCAGTACCCCCTGCTCACCAGTGCGACGGACAGTTTCAGGCTATCAGATCCTTCATATGGATTCTAACTACCTGGTTGGCTTCACGACTGGAGAGGAGCTGCTAAAATTAGCCCAAAGgtatacagaaaatgaagatgatAAAGGGGAATTCAGGCCTAACTTGCACTCTAAACAGCCTGATTCAGGACTTGCATGTTCTTCCCGTTTGTACAAAACTAGAAGTAGGTACTATCAGCCATATGAGATCCCAGCAGTaaatgggaggaggaggagacggATGCCCAGCTCAGGGGATAAATGCATTAAGGCTTTACCATATGAACCGTACAAGGCGCTTCATGGTCCCCTGCctctttgccttttaaaaggTAAAAGGGCTCACTCTAAATCCCTGGACTACCTCAATTTAGACAAAATGAGTATCGAGGAACCTGCTGACACAGATATGCTACAATACCAGCTCCAACACCTTACCCTTAGAGGGGACTGTATGTTTGCAAGAAATAACACATGA
- the LOC104045953 gene encoding macrophage immunometabolism regulator isoform X2 — MDINGESRTTISTLPVPLAEVNSAGKTEAEKPRCSSTPCSPVRRTVSGYQILHMDSNYLVGFTTGEELLKLAQRYTENEDDKGEFRPNLHSKQPDSGLACSSRLYKTRSRYYQPYEIPAVNGRRRRRMPSSGDKCIKALPYEPYKALHGPLPLCLLKGKRAHSKSLDYLNLDKMSIEEPADTDMLQYQLQHLTLRGDCMFARNNT; from the coding sequence ATGGACATAAATGGAGAGTCAAGAACTACCATATCTACCCTCCCTGTACCTCTTGCAGAGGTCAATTCTGCaggcaaaacagaagcagagaaaccACGATGTTCCAGTACCCCCTGCTCACCAGTGCGACGGACAGTTTCAGGCTATCAGATCCTTCATATGGATTCTAACTACCTGGTTGGCTTCACGACTGGAGAGGAGCTGCTAAAATTAGCCCAAAGgtatacagaaaatgaagatgatAAAGGGGAATTCAGGCCTAACTTGCACTCTAAACAGCCTGATTCAGGACTTGCATGTTCTTCCCGTTTGTACAAAACTAGAAGTAGGTACTATCAGCCATATGAGATCCCAGCAGTaaatgggaggaggaggagacggATGCCCAGCTCAGGGGATAAATGCATTAAGGCTTTACCATATGAACCGTACAAGGCGCTTCATGGTCCCCTGCctctttgccttttaaaaggTAAAAGGGCTCACTCTAAATCCCTGGACTACCTCAATTTAGACAAAATGAGTATCGAGGAACCTGCTGACACAGATATGCTACAATACCAGCTCCAACACCTTACCCTTAGAGGGGACTGTATGTTTGCAAGAAATAACACATGA